The following is a genomic window from Nitrospira sp..
AGCGCCGCGCACGGTGAGCCGTTGCAAGACAGACTTCTCGAAGCGAGGAGAAAATACGCACAGTTCCTTCACCGAGAGTTCGGAGAGCTCACGCCCGGCATCCAAGGCCCACCGAACGATCCGGCCGGTAATCGCATGCGCTTCTCTGAATGGTACACCCCTCGTAACCAAATAGTCAGCCAGCTCCGTCGCCAGCATCCCGCCGCCGGTCAAGGCACGGGTCAGCGCGGCCCGGTCCACCTTCAGCCGGCGCATCAGCTCCGTCATGACTTCGACAGAGTCCTGCGTGGTATCGAGCGCGTCGAACAGCGCTGGCTTGTCTTCCTGCAAATCGCGGTTGTAACTGAGCGGCAGCGCCTTCAACGTCGTCATCAATCCGATGAGATGGCCATAGACACGGCCGGTCTTTCCACGCACCAGTTCGGGCACGTCCGGATTCTTTTTCTGAGGCATCATGCTGCTGCCGGTGCAGAATCCGTCCGGCAGGTCGACAAAGTGAAACTCCTGCGTGGCCCAGATAATGAGCTCTTCGCTCATGCGGGACAAATGCATCATAACAACCGCCAGCGCCGCCGTCACTTCGATCATGAAGTCGCGGTCGGACACTGCATCCAGGCTGTTCTGCGTGACTGCGGGAAAATCCAGCAAGGCCGCGGTATGGAGTCGGTCCACCGGATAATTCGATCCGGCCAGCGCCCCGGAGCCCAGAGGCATGACATTCACACGAGTCC
Proteins encoded in this region:
- a CDS encoding Argininosuccinate lyase (MaGe:77310888); translated protein: MASRKRGSAARRTPSKAWAGRFSEPTDRLVEAFTRSIAVDKRLYAQDIRGSIAHCQTLAKAGVLSRRETATIVRGLQLVQRELERERFKFLPEDEDIHMAIERRLTELIGPVGGKLHTGRSRNDQVALDVRLYVRDQLTILIERLTEFQRVLVAQATEHLDVPMPGYTHLQRAQPVLLAHHLLAYVEMFIRDKARLADARTRVNVMPLGSGALAGSNYPVDRLHTAALLDFPAVTQNSLDAVSDRDFMIEVTAALAVVMMHLSRMSEELIIWATQEFHFVDLPDGFCTGSSMMPQKKNPDVPELVRGKTGRVYGHLIGLMTTLKALPLSYNRDLQEDKPALFDALDTTQDSVEVMTELMRRLKVDRAALTRALTGGGMLATELADYLVTRGVPFREAHAITGRIVRWALDAGRELSELSVKELCVFSPRFEKSVLQRLTVRGAIDRKAQVGGTARGQVVRRLKELGKLLK